In a single window of the Dreissena polymorpha isolate Duluth1 chromosome 3, UMN_Dpol_1.0, whole genome shotgun sequence genome:
- the LOC127873260 gene encoding mucin-5B-like, with the protein MSATCHVIATSVPGARCPDYAIRIKCECPPTTTTESTTSIRTATSRYSTVAPSPTILGGTAVVNVTTGNIGTIVNVASTAASPTILGGTAVSNVTTGNIGTTVNVASTASAIDGGSTTNAGGMIKTTSGSWSGYDHGTGTVGYVSISGNGFHGNGSTLGNGTAHGFTSVDISSQTTSSSILNWLIPVIAGISFLAAFLILLLCIYKKKRKQVSDAQVDNM; encoded by the exons ATGTCTGCAACATGCCATGTCATAGCCACTTCTGTTCCCGGTGCTAGATGTCCGGATTACGCCATCCGCATAAAGTGTGAATGCCCTCCTACCACGACTACCGAGTCTACGACATCGATTCGCACCGCAACAAGTAGATACTCGACGGTTGCACCAAGTCCGACAATACTAGGTGGAACTGCGGTCGTAAATGTAACGACTGGAAACATAGGAACGATTGTAAACGTGGCTAGCACAGCAGCAAGTCCGACAATACTAGGTGGAACTGCGGTCTCAAATGTAACGACTGGAAACATAGGAACGACTGTAAACGTGGCAAGCACAGCTAGCGCAATTGATGGAGGCAGTACAACAAACGCTGGTGGAATGATAAAGACCACTAGTGGTAGCTGGAGTGGATATGATCACGGAACGGGAACAGTTGGCTATGTTTCTATTTCAGGAAATGGATTCCATGGAAATGGCTCCACTCTCGGGAATGGTACTGCTCACG gATTCACTTCAGTCGACATCAGCTCACAAACAACAAGCAGCAGCATTTTGAATTGGCTCATTCCAGTGATCGCTGGCATTAGTTTTCTTGCAGCCTTCTTGATCCTGCTTTTGTGCATATACAAAAAGAAACGCAAACAAGTCTCAGATGCCCAGGTTGATAACATGTAA